DNA sequence from the Selenomonas timonae genome:
CACTGGGGCGCCTTGATGTCCTCGAGGTTGATGCCGCCGTAGGTGGGGGCGATGAGCTGGCAGACCTTGACGACGTCCTCGACCTTCTGGCTGTTCACACAGACGGGGACGGAGTCGACGCCCGCAAAGCCCTTGAAGAGAATGGACTTGCCCTCCATGACGGGGAGACCTGCGCCCGCGCCGATGTTGCCGAGGCCGAGGACGGCGGTGCCGTTCGTGACGACGGCGACCATGTTGCCCTTGGTCGTGTAGTCGTAGATCTTGTCCGGGTTATCCTTGATCGCGAGGCACGGTGCCGCGACGCCCGGCGTATAGGCGCGGCTGAGGTCGTCGCGCGTGGCGATGGGGACGGTCGGGGTGATCGCGAGTTTGCCGTGATGGCGCTCGTGGAGCTCAAGTGCCTCTGCATCAAATTTACTTGCCATGATGAATCTTCCTTTCTGCGGGAAATCTCCCGTTTGCTCTCCTTGGGCAATGCACAGTACAGTGCCCTGTTATGTTGATGATATATGATTTGTTTAAAAAACGCTGATAGTGATAGGGCAGCTTTGGCCTACGGTATATGAGCTTCCCCCGCCGGAGTGGGGGAAGTGGCGCACATCGTGCGCCGATAGGGGCGCCAGTGACGATCGCGACTTTCTTACGATAGAGAAATATACGTCGCCCAAAGCGCCCCTTCCACCATGCTTCGCATGGTCCCCCTCCCCCGTAGCAACGGGGGAGGCTTTTATCGCCCTACTCCCCTTTGCCGGGGCTGCCGCTGCGTGCCGGCGCATCACTGTCTGCGCGCGAGGAGCGCTGCGATGGCTGTTCGGCGGAGTCGGATGCGCTCTGACGCGAGCTTGCGTGGCGCGTGTCGGAGGAGCTTGTCGTCTCGCTCGCACGGCCGGGACGCGTGGTGCGTTCGTCCGATGTGTCGCGCCCGTTTGTGCGCGTGCGGTCGTTACTGCTGCGCGTGTCCTTCGCGTCGGTATCGTCCTTGTCGGAGGACTTTTTGCGGCTGCGTGCATCGAGCGCCTCGTCCGCACTGACGGCGCGTCCGACGGAGGTATCTCCTGCGGGCAGCTCGGTGGCGTCTGCGGGGATGGACTCCTCGTACTCACGCACGGCGCGCTCCATGCGGCTGCGCTCGGTACTCGTGAGGGTGACGCCGAGGGCGTTCGCCATGCCGCGCCGCAGCTGAGCCATGTCGGGGATCCAGTAGCTCACCTCGTCGATGTAGAGTGGGCGGCCGGGCACCATCTCGGTGCGGAGCCCCTTTGCCTGCGACTCCTTGAGCGTGCCGATGAACTCGAGCATCTGGCGGACGCTGAGGTCGGTTTTTACGCTGTCGATGACACTGGAGATGATCGCGGGCAGGCGCGGCAGGATGGCGGGTGTGGTGACGGCGTCGACGCAGGCGCGCATGAATTTCTGCTGGCGCTTGACGCGGCCGATGTCGCCCTCCTCGTCGCGGTAGCGCACGTAGGTGACGGCGGTCTTGCCGTCCATGTGCTGCATCCCTGGGCGCAGGTCGATGATGAGCCCGCCGTCGTCATCCCACGGATCCTCGTAGTACATGCGCTTCTCGACGTCGATGTCGATACCGCCGATGGCATCTACGATCTTCTGAAAGGCGTGGACGTTGATGATGACGTAGTGGTCGATCTGTATGCCGAGGAAGTCCTCCACTGTACGCTGTGTGAGCTGTTCGCCCCCGTAGGCGTACGCGGCGTTGATCTTGTCGTAGCCGTTGCGCGGGATGGCGACGCGTGTGTCGCGCGGGATGGAGAGGAGCGAGGCCTCATTCTTTACAGGGTCGATGGTCGCGACCATGAGTGTATCGCTGCGCCCCACGTCGCCCTCGCGCTCGTCGAC
Encoded proteins:
- a CDS encoding LCP family protein, whose product is MTTLPPKRQSTKKRVWPYVLLGTILVFVLAAVAGAFFAQSSLLDRVQKEHKEELLTAKDKATIMIMGVDEREGDVGRSDTLMVATIDPVKNEASLLSIPRDTRVAIPRNGYDKINAAYAYGGEQLTQRTVEDFLGIQIDHYVIINVHAFQKIVDAIGGIDIDVEKRMYYEDPWDDDGGLIIDLRPGMQHMDGKTAVTYVRYRDEEGDIGRVKRQQKFMRACVDAVTTPAILPRLPAIISSVIDSVKTDLSVRQMLEFIGTLKESQAKGLRTEMVPGRPLYIDEVSYWIPDMAQLRRGMANALGVTLTSTERSRMERAVREYEESIPADATELPAGDTSVGRAVSADEALDARSRKKSSDKDDTDAKDTRSSNDRTRTNGRDTSDERTTRPGRASETTSSSDTRHASSRQSASDSAEQPSQRSSRADSDAPARSGSPGKGE